The sequence below is a genomic window from Humulus lupulus chromosome 3, drHumLupu1.1, whole genome shotgun sequence.
CCAAAGAAAAGATTCACTGATTTTTTGTATGTTAATCtttccattattttttattttgtttggctTTGTTGTGACATATGACTAATTTAATAACTACATTTTGTTAACCAAAGAGAATCTTTGTTGTGTTAGTTTAACCATAGTAAAGCATATCGTTGGTTTTCCTCGTTTAAAAACTTTGCTCTTTTAAGTCTTTTAACAAACAAAGAGAAGAATAAGACAAAAGAATACTCAGGATTTATGCAACTGCAACTAAATAAAGATTTTCATTGTCGAAGTTCAAACTTTCATCAAGAAAAGTAGAGATAAGATTTTGTTGACAATGACTTGTAGTGAGTGAGATAGTTGGCAATTGCGGTATTTGTGTTGATGTGTTTAAAATACTATAAGTTGTTCTATTAAGTtttgttttgataatgaataaatCATTTTGTTGGTGTTTTTTTTGCAATGTGCACTTATAAAGAGATTGTATGTTGAAGCAAAAGtagacaacatttgtagttgataTATTCATTAGAGAATTTATGTCACCTAATTTTTTGTATACACTTTTTATTTTGTATTAGGTTGAAATATGATTTTGTAAGGCTGGACTAACTACATTGTAAAACTATTATAGTAATTTATTTGTATTATCTTGTTTATTTTGTTTGGATTTGTTGTGACATATGACTCTAATTACATTTTGTTAACCAAAGAGAATCTTTGTTGTGTTAGTTTAACCATAGTAAAGCATATCGTTGGTTTTCCTCTTTTAAAAACTGTGCTCTATAGGTGTTTTAACAAACAAAGAGAAGAACAAGACAAAAGAATACTCGGGTTTTATGCAACTGCAACTAAATAAAGATTTTCATTGTGGAAGTTCAAACTTTCATCAAGAAAAATAGAGACAAGATTTTGTGAAATAACTAAGACTGTTTGGATTTATATTATAACATTTTCTTTCTTAGTATAAAtgagagaaaataaaagagaataaTACAAGACCCTTGTACTTGCTCATCAGTTACAATAATCTGGCTTTGTACAAAACCTCTGCTTATGATTGCTTCAATTAACCGATTTAGACTCTCTCCACATTTATAAGAGCTGAATCTCCTAATAGTACTCTCAATACTCTTCTGTTTGCAAGCTCTGGTAATAGTTGACGAGGACCTTCCATCCCCCAGAGGACATGAAACCCTCCGGTGGGTTCTCGCCAGTCTTGGCATAGTTCCGCATCTTGGTTCCGGAGATGAACAGAAATTCATTTTTATTAGCACGTGAAGGATCAAAAAACGCCATCTTCTTATGCACGGTGTCGTATGCTGCAACTCTGAATGGCAAGATATTTAGCTTCTCAAGTCCAGGAGCCATGCTTAGGACCTTTTTTCCATGATCAGGATCATATAAATCTCTGTTCTCTGTCGGGTGACCCATACCAGCAGGATCCCGACCCACGATGTAAAAATTTGCACCAGCATTTATTCTTGCCTTTGCATGCCATTGGACTTCAGTGGGACCTGCATAATGCATGGGAGATGGAAATATAGCCACGATTGTCGTTTTAGGATCAAGAATTCCATCTTCCAGTACCTGATCAAGAAAAAcacatatacattttttttaaaaacaaacacTGCAAGATCTATTTTGTTATAAGAAAATTCATGGGAGTGACCTTGCTATGTTGCTCCATCCGAACATCCAGGGGCACATCATCAACCTTTGTGAAACCTCCCAAAGGATGAAGCAATAAGATTGGGTTCTTGTAGCCCATTTCTATAAGGCTTCTGCGTGTGTCATTCATTAACAGAGCATGTCCATTGTGAACAGGATTCCTTAACTGAAAAGCAAACACTGCATCAGCCTTGCGGCTATCGAATTCTTCCCGGAGTTGTTGGGGAGAGAGCCTGTAGTGATCAAGGCCGTCGTTGTATTTTATGGGCTCCAACACTTCCAAATCTCCACCAATAAGCCAATTTCCAGCGTTAGTAATAGTCTCCTCAACATATGGCAATCCCGAAACTGTGGTCCCCCAGGTTCTTGCTATTCTTTCTTCTTTGTTATGTTTGTATATTTCAATGCTTCGAAGTATCGCAATCAAATCTCTGTTAGGACCTACCAACCCCACATTAGTCGAAGACCCGATTCGCTCCTTGGTCTCGTCATCAATGGCCAACACAATAGGCAGCGACATGTTTACCACAGACCCATCTTTCGTTCTGAGTGAATTGAAGTGCAAGCTTTGCAAATACTCATCTTCCCTCATGAACCCCTTCAATGGGCTAGCCCATCCTTCGCTGATCACATGAACCCATTCGAGATCAATCTTATTCAGACTCACCTTGGGTAGAGCCTGGGCTTCTGAGACCCTCGAAGCCCGTTCACTCTCCGGAACCACAAGGTTTACAAGCTCCCCGCCATCGGGTTCAATAAGAGAGCTTTTGATCGCAGGAGCCTGATGAACTACTGGCTGTGACGGAGAATGCATTCTGGGTTTGGTGTTATAGACGATAGAGACTAATGGGTCGGAATGGTAAATTGATTTCGATCGAATGTTGGGGCTATATGAAGTGAACTTTGTTAGGTGGTTGAGACgatgagagtgagagtgagaggtaGTGACATGAAGCTTAATGGTGAGAGACATGGTCGATGATATACGGGTCTTTGGGGAATAGATTTATTTTGGTGGAGAAGGACCGAGTAGAGAGATCCGGTAGAATTGAGATAATTGAGGAGGAGGACCTCTACCATGAAACAACGGAGGGTGAGGCTGAGACTGAGTCCTCAAACCCTGGATCCAAACACATCCACACATTTGCTACCCTATGTGGCTTTATTTTCACTTTCATTGAGTTTTTAGAGGGAAATATATAAAATTCGATATGAAGTAACATCTATACACATatctttatatatgtttatgttgtggcTTGTAACAgttatattaaattattaatatcatGGGGTTCCTGATATAAATTGCTGTAGTGTTAGGTGATTTCAAAATTTGAAATGAATTAGTCCATGTGATTTTTTCGAAGTATTTAtgatattataaataaaatggcttacatgaaaatatatatatatatatatatatatattcacttaAAAAATAACATGGTCCACTTATTCTCTCGAGAACCATCATTTTCCATGTCGTTCATGGCAGAACCTTTGAACATGGATATCGATAACCAACAGTCCAAATCAGCTTCTTAGAAACGTTTCTAGGCTTTCGACCAAGAGTTGGTCAAATGCATGGTGATCTTCCTTCCAGACATCTTAA
It includes:
- the LOC133820929 gene encoding ATP sulfurylase 2-like, with product MSLTIKLHVTTSHSHSHRLNHLTKFTSYSPNIRSKSIYHSDPLVSIVYNTKPRMHSPSQPVVHQAPAIKSSLIEPDGGELVNLVVPESERASRVSEAQALPKVSLNKIDLEWVHVISEGWASPLKGFMREDEYLQSLHFNSLRTKDGSVVNMSLPIVLAIDDETKERIGSSTNVGLVGPNRDLIAILRSIEIYKHNKEERIARTWGTTVSGLPYVEETITNAGNWLIGGDLEVLEPIKYNDGLDHYRLSPQQLREEFDSRKADAVFAFQLRNPVHNGHALLMNDTRRSLIEMGYKNPILLLHPLGGFTKVDDVPLDVRMEQHSKVLEDGILDPKTTIVAIFPSPMHYAGPTEVQWHAKARINAGANFYIVGRDPAGMGHPTENRDLYDPDHGKKVLSMAPGLEKLNILPFRVAAYDTVHKKMAFFDPSRANKNEFLFISGTKMRNYAKTGENPPEGFMSSGGWKVLVNYYQSLQTEEY